From the genome of Nicotiana sylvestris chromosome 2, ASM39365v2, whole genome shotgun sequence, one region includes:
- the LOC104248480 gene encoding uncharacterized protein isoform X1 → MKFNLLSQRIFMARPYLGPVLERRRYAFSTSASAPTWEGGVSMVQGASRGIGLEFVRQLLERNDKGYIVATCRNPSAAPGLLELKNKFPERLDIHQLDLTVESTMEDSAKSIIDKYGSLNLLINASGVLSIPNVMQPETTLSKVQRSSLLLAYDINAVGPILVIKHMWPLLKAGGGSGTDKDFAVVANLSARVGSIGDNSLGGWHSYRASKTALNQLTKNVAVEFARKKDPIICILLHPGTVDTDLSKPFQRNVPKEKLFAKEYSVQKLLSIINNTKRSDNGKFFAWDAQQIPW, encoded by the exons ATGAAGTTCAATCTTCTTAGCCAGCGGATTTTCATGGCCAGGCCATATCTCGGACCAGTTCTGGAAAGGAGAAGGTACGCATTCTCCACTTCAGCTTCTGCGCCGACATGGGAAGGAGGCGTTTCAATGGTTCAAGGAGCTTCCAGGGGCATTGGCTTGGAATTT GTCAGACAATTGTTAGAGAGAAATGACAAAGGCTATATTGTTGCAACGTGTCGTAATCCTAGTGCAGCACCAGGGCTTCTGGAGTTGAAGAATAAGTTTCCGGAGCGCCTTGACATTCATCAGTTAGATCTTACAGTGGAAAGCACTATGGAG GACTCAGCCAAATCGATCATAGACAAATATGGCTCGCTAAACCTTCTAATTAATGCATCTGGTGTTCTTTCAATACCCAATGTTATGCAGCCAG AAACAACACTGAGTAAGGTGCAGAGATCATCCTTGCTTCTTGCTTATGATATCAATGCTGTTGGTCCAATTTTGGTTATTAAG CATATGTGGCCTTTGCTGAAAGCTGGAGGTGGGTCTGGTACTGACAAGGATTTTGCTGTTGTTGCTAACTTAAGCGCAAGGGTGGGATCGATTGGAGACAATAGTTTGGGAGGGTGGCATTCCTATCGTGCATCTAAGACGGCCTTGAATCAGT TAACAAAGAATGTGGCGGTGGAATTTGCGCGCAAGAAGGATCCAATTATATGCATTTTGTTGCACCCAGGCACGGTGGACACTGATCTCTCTAAACCATTTCAAAGAAATGTTCCAAAAGAAAAACTTTTCGCCAAAGAGTACTCTGTTCAGAAGCTGCTCAGCATCATAAACAACACAAAGAGATCTGATAATGGCAAGTTCTTTGCATGGGATGCTCAACAAATTCCTTGGTGA
- the LOC104248480 gene encoding uncharacterized protein isoform X2 — protein MKFNLLSQRIFMARPYLGPVLERRRYAFSTSASAPTWEGGVSMVQGASRGIGLEFVRQLLERNDKGYIVATCRNPSAAPGLLELKNKFPERLDIHQLDLTVESTMEDSAKSIIDKYGSLNLLINASGVLSIPNVMQPETTLSKVQRSSLLLAYDINAVGPILVIKHMWPLLKAGGGSGTDKDFAVVANLSARVGSIGDNSLGGWHSYRASKTALNQLLQ, from the exons ATGAAGTTCAATCTTCTTAGCCAGCGGATTTTCATGGCCAGGCCATATCTCGGACCAGTTCTGGAAAGGAGAAGGTACGCATTCTCCACTTCAGCTTCTGCGCCGACATGGGAAGGAGGCGTTTCAATGGTTCAAGGAGCTTCCAGGGGCATTGGCTTGGAATTT GTCAGACAATTGTTAGAGAGAAATGACAAAGGCTATATTGTTGCAACGTGTCGTAATCCTAGTGCAGCACCAGGGCTTCTGGAGTTGAAGAATAAGTTTCCGGAGCGCCTTGACATTCATCAGTTAGATCTTACAGTGGAAAGCACTATGGAG GACTCAGCCAAATCGATCATAGACAAATATGGCTCGCTAAACCTTCTAATTAATGCATCTGGTGTTCTTTCAATACCCAATGTTATGCAGCCAG AAACAACACTGAGTAAGGTGCAGAGATCATCCTTGCTTCTTGCTTATGATATCAATGCTGTTGGTCCAATTTTGGTTATTAAG CATATGTGGCCTTTGCTGAAAGCTGGAGGTGGGTCTGGTACTGACAAGGATTTTGCTGTTGTTGCTAACTTAAGCGCAAGGGTGGGATCGATTGGAGACAATAGTTTGGGAGGGTGGCATTCCTATCGTGCATCTAAGACGGCCTTGAATCAGT TGCTGCAGTAA